From Actinomyces sp. oral taxon 171 str. F0337, one genomic window encodes:
- the nrdF gene encoding class 1b ribonucleoside-diphosphate reductase subunit beta, whose amino-acid sequence MHEPIKLVDRVQAINWNRLTDDKDLEVWDRLTGNFWLPEKVPLSNDVQSWATLNEAEKNMTTRVFTGLTLLDTIQGTVGAVSLIPDARTPHEEAVLTNIAFMESVHARSYSSIFSTLISTAEIDEAFRWSEENENLQRKARIILDYYRGDDPEKRKVASTMLESFLFYSGFYAPMYWSSHAKLTNTADLIRLIIRDEAVHGYYIGYKYQLAVRESSPERQQELKDYTFELLMELYDNEEQYTEDLYDELGLTEDVKKFLRYNANKALMNLGYEALFPADAVDVNPAILASLSPNADENHDFFSGSGSSYVMGTAEATQDEDWDF is encoded by the coding sequence ATGCACGAGCCCATCAAGCTGGTCGACCGCGTCCAGGCCATCAACTGGAACCGCCTGACCGACGACAAGGACCTTGAGGTCTGGGACCGCCTCACCGGCAACTTCTGGCTCCCTGAGAAGGTGCCGCTGTCCAACGACGTGCAGTCCTGGGCCACCCTCAACGAGGCCGAGAAGAACATGACCACCCGCGTCTTCACCGGCCTGACCCTCCTGGACACGATCCAGGGCACGGTCGGGGCGGTCTCCCTCATCCCGGACGCCCGCACCCCCCACGAGGAGGCGGTGCTCACCAACATCGCCTTCATGGAGTCGGTCCACGCCCGCTCCTACTCCTCGATCTTCTCCACCCTCATCTCGACGGCGGAGATCGACGAGGCCTTCCGCTGGAGCGAGGAGAACGAGAACCTCCAGCGCAAGGCCCGCATCATCCTGGACTACTACCGCGGCGACGACCCCGAGAAGCGCAAGGTCGCCTCCACCATGCTGGAGTCCTTCCTCTTCTACTCCGGCTTCTACGCCCCCATGTACTGGTCCAGCCACGCCAAGCTGACCAACACCGCCGACCTCATCCGCCTCATCATCCGCGACGAGGCCGTCCACGGCTACTACATCGGCTACAAGTACCAGCTGGCCGTGCGCGAGTCCTCGCCCGAGCGTCAGCAGGAGCTCAAGGACTACACCTTCGAGCTGCTCATGGAGCTCTACGACAACGAGGAGCAGTACACCGAGGACCTCTACGACGAGCTCGGCCTGACCGAGGACGTCAAGAAGTTCCTGCGCTACAACGCCAACAAGGCCCTCATGAACCTCGGCTACGAGGCGCTCTTCCCGGCCGACGCCGTCGACGTCAACCCGGCGATCCTCGCCTCCCTGTCCCCCAACGCCGACGAGAACCACGACTTCTTCTCCGGCTCAGGATCCTCCTACGTCATGGGCACGGCCGAGGCCACCCAGGACGAGGACTGGGACTTCTGA